The Brachionichthys hirsutus isolate HB-005 chromosome 1, CSIRO-AGI_Bhir_v1, whole genome shotgun sequence genome has a window encoding:
- the txlng gene encoding gamma-taxilin, whose product METTDVCEIDVASRRIVGGSDSPPEPGSPCQEEAADFALGVCCSVEERGETPGREDSPSDLVEAELDTGGDPKTREDKAFGKEVVLLMQALNSLATPEEKLAALCKKYADLLEESRSMQKRLKALQKKQCQIVKEKIHLQGEHSKAILARSKLESLCRELQRHNKTLKEDNAYQSREYEEQRKEAMLHFQMTLSDIEVQMEQHSSHNTKLRQENMELAEKLRKLIEQYELREEHIDKMFKHHELQQQLMDAKLQRVTEMMREVEDKQQRERDFLLKDATESRHKCELMKEQETQLRQQLSLYMEKFEEFQSTLAKSNEVFTTFRQEMEKMTKKIKKLEKETTQWRSKWESNNQALLQMAEERTLRDGHFKALQGKLELLERLCRALQKERNDLNTQLGLLQEQGGEATAAPPEEEEEDNADRPETEGSHRAPRPPEPDSNASAAAPAETRG is encoded by the exons ATGGAGACGACAGACGTCTGTGAGATCGATGTGGCCTCCAGGAGAATAGTGGGAGGGAGTGATTCTCCGCCAGAGCCGGGCAGCCCATGTCAG GAGGAGGCGGCAGACTTTGCTTTAGGCGTGTGCTGCTctgtggaggagaggggggagacTCCAGGCCGGGAGGACAGTCCCAGCGATCTGGTTGAGGCGGAGCTCGACACAGGAGGAGACCCCAAGACCAGAGAGGACAAGGCCTTCG GCAAGGAAGTCGTCCTGTTGATGCAGGCCCTGAACTCTCTGGCGACTCCTGAGGAGAAGCTGGCTGCTCTGTGCAAGAAGTACGCGGACCTG TTGGAGGAGAGTCGCTCCATGCAAAAGCGACTCAAAGCCCTGCAGAAGAAGCAGTGCCAGATTGTGAAGGAGAAGATCCACCTCCAGGGGGAACACAGCAAAGCCATCTTGGCCCGCAGCAAGCTGGAGAGCCTGTGTAgagagctgcagagacacaacaAGACCCTGAAG GAGGATAATGCCTACCAGTCCAGAGAGTatgaggagcagaggaaggaggccatGCTGCACTTCCAGATGACCCTGAGTGACATCGAGGTGCAGATGGAGCAACACAGTTCCCACAACACCAAGCTGAGGCAGGAGAACATGGAGCTGGCTGAGAAGCTGAGGAAGCTGATTGAGCAGTACGagctgagggaggag CACATTGACAAGATGTTCAAGCAccatgagctgcagcagcagctgatggacGCCAAGCTGCAGAGGGTCACTGAGatgatgagggaggtggaggacaagcagcagagagagagagacttt CTGCTGAAGGACGCCACCGAGTCCAGACACAAGTGCGAGCTGATGAAGGAGCAAGAAACACAGCTCAGACAAcag CTCTCCCTGTACATGGAAAAGTTTGAGGAGTTTCAGAGCACCCTGGCTAAAAGCAACGAGGTCTTCACCACCTTCAGGCAGGAGATGGAGAAg ATGACCAAGAAGATcaagaagctggagaaggagacgACCCAGTGGAGGAGCAAGTGGGAGAGCAACAACCAAGCGCTGCTGCAGATGGCAGAGGAG AGAACGCTGCGCGACGGACACTTCAAGGCCCTGCAAGgcaagctggagctgctggagaggcTGTGTCGAGCCCTGCAGAAGGAGAGGAACGACCTGAACACCCAGCTCGGCCTCCTCCAGGAGCAGGGCGGGGAGGCCACTGCAGCGcctccggaggaggaggaggaggacaacgCCGACAGGCCGGAGACGGAGGGCAGCCACCGGGCTCCGAGGCCACCTGAACCGGACTCTAACGCGAGCGCCGCTGCCCCGGCAGAGACACGGGGCTGA